In the Pedobacter cryoconitis genome, TATACTGCCCGTTATCTGCCGAACTAACAGTAACTGTATGGTGCAAAAACCTGATACTAAATTCGTCCATCTGAGTTTAATGAACGGGCCGTTTTCCAGCATAGAAACCAGCCCGTTTTTTATATTATCCTTTTAAAATCTTACTCTTTTCTGCATCAAATTCCTCCTGCGTAAGTATACCCGCATCGAGTAATTCTTTCAGATCCATTAAGGCCTGCTTTTTAGAAGCCAGGTCATTTACCGGAGCAGAGACAGGTGCATCAGCCTTAATTACAGGGGTCACAACAGTTCCAGGAGCACTGAATTTCATAATCAGCTCTGTAATCTCATTATATCCCTTGATATTAGAATAGTCGATAGCCTTTTGTTCTTTGACATTGACAACGTTAACATCAGCGCCATTCTCCAACAGGAATTTAGCAATATCCTTTTTACCATTTGAAGCCGCATAATGTAAAGCAGTATTGCCCGACTCATCCTGATAATTTACAGCAGCATCTTTCTCTACCAGCAATTTCACCATACTCAATGCACCGCATTTCACAGTCAATTGCAGCAAACTCTCCCCACTGCAAACTTCATTATTCAGCGTAAAGTTACTATCAAGAGTGATCTCCATTGCACTTTCCACCCAATCCAGGTAAGAATCCATAGCCCCATCTGCTTTATTAAATGGCCTGGCATAATTGGAATCCAGTCCATTCTCAATAAATAATTTAACAGTTTCTTTCTGATTGTGTGCAACAGCATACCAGATCGGCGACATTCCGGCTTTTGAAGAGATAAAAATATCCGCTCCTCTTTTAACCAGTAATTTAACAATCAGTTGATTATTATCATAACAAGCCACTAATAACGCGCTCTCCCCTGCATCATTGATATGATTGACCTCAGCACCATTATCAATTAATAGTTCTGCCATCTGGCTATTTTTAGCCTTTGCAGCAATCAGTAAGGCATTATCACCAAGGTTGTTTGTTTTATGAATATCCGCACCATGCTCCAAAAGTGTTTTGACAATCTCTCTGTTACTGCAACCCGCAGCAATCAGTAAAGGAGTTTCCGCATCATTATTCTCTGAATCTGCCTCCAATCCAAGATCTATCAGTTTTTTAAGCACTTCTATCTGTGCTGTTCTGGCTGTAATATGGGAAAAACTGTTGCCTTGATTATCATTGATATCTATCTTAGCTCCTTTTTCAATCAAAAACATAGCAGTTTGCTTCTGTTTCTGAACCAGCGCAAAATAAAGCGGTGTTTCTCCATTATGGTCCTCATAATCAATATTAGAACCTTTATCGGCCAGTATTTTCACGATATCAAGATAGCCCCTGTAGGCTGCATAATGTAAAGCAGTCCGGCCTCTTTCATCTGTATATTTCACATCCGTTTCATCGGAAGAGAGTAATAACTCCGCTATTTTTCTATTGCCGTTTTCGCAGGCAATCAGGAATGACATTGACATTTGATACGTTAATTATTTTGCTGAATTGGACATTAATAATTGCACTGTTTTTATCTTGATATTGTTGTTGGATGCCAGCATTAAAGGCGTTTCTTCGTTACTGTTAACCACATTCACATCTGCCCCCGATTCAATCAGCAACTTTACTTTTTTATAAATATCCTTTGCTTTTTGTTCATCCAGCACGATATTATACTTGCACACCTTATGCAAGATCGTTTCGCCCAGATCATCCTGCTCATTAATTTCTATTTTACCTGTTGCCAGCGCTATTTCTAAAGTTTCGAAAGATTTTTCCGCTAACCAGTCCAGACCGGATTTTTGCTGGTCATAATGTGGTGCTTTCTGGTTGATGTCTGCGCCTGCTTCTAAAAGTTTTGGCAAAATGCTGATATAGGAATTATTATTCAGACGGCTCAAATAAAAAGATAAAAGCGTGTTTCCGGTATCATCTACCTGATCAAAATCTGGCGTGGTATAAGCTGCCAGTTTATCATATAGTTTTTCACTGAACTGATCTACAACTGCGCGCGTAAAAGCTGTTTTACCCTTTTGATCCTGCACATTTGCATCTGCTCCATTTTCTAAAAGCAAATCCAGATAATCAATCTTATTATTATTGATGGCTGCCATGAGCGGGGTTTCTCCGATTATATTTCCCTTATTAACATCTAAACCAGCCTCAATTAAGACCTCCATATAAGCGATCGCTTTTTCAGGGGCCATCATTCTTTTATTAACAACTTCATAAAGCAGGCTCTGCTCTGCGTTATTCGTATAATTTACATCACAGCCTGCGTCAATCAGCGCCTGAATAACCTTAACATCTGCGCCATTTTCAAACGCATAACTCAATAAGGTTAGCCCCCCTATCTCATCATTGATATTATCCAGTTTCCCCAAAAAGCCGGACAACCAGTCAATTGATTCTTCATCTGCCGGAAATTCTCTGATTATGGTTTCGAAAATTGTATTCCGGAAAGAATCATATTCGTAAATATCTGTTTCAATAGTTTTATCAGCTATCCAAAGGTCAATAATTTCAAATTCTTTAGCTTTGATGACCTGACTGAAAGGAAGGGTGAAATTGGATTGACTGGTTACGTCTTTAGGGATTTTTTCACCACTGCGGAGTAAGGATTTCGCTTTTTCAAAGTCTCTGGATTGGATTGCACTTACAATTTCACTTTCGATTCTCATTTTATATTTGTAGTTTTCTGTTTATAAGTATAACTCGAAATACGGCTAAATGTTTTACAGCAGCGATAATATATTTTCTTTAATCACTAATTAGCTTAAAGTGTGCTTTTTTATACACGTCCTTTTGTACGTGTGCTTTCAGGTTTCTAAACGTTTCCAGCGGGCCTTTGGTCGCAAATAGATTAATTAACCAGGCTGGTATATTGCCCATAGGATCAACCTCCAATATATATTCCGCTCTGACCAGATTTTTACTCACTGGAGTAATCGTCCATTTTCCAACCGAATGGCTGATTCTGACTACATCTTTCTTTTCTCCGATATATCCTGGAATACAGGGAGAATTTACGGTGATTACTTTAGTCTGAGGATCCTGCTCTGCTTGAATATGGACTACATAATCACGATCTTCTGCTGGCCAGGGAACATCAACAAGAGAGTAATAGATCAGATCCAGTGGAGAAACCTGTTTAATCATCACATTTTCTTTGCTGTGGTAAACCCATTCACCACAAGTTTGTATATCCATAATCGCAGCAAGCAATTGTGAAGAAGAAGCCGGAATGCTGGTGACTACTTTGATTGCTTTGATTTTAGAATTTTCAATCGGGCGCATATAAACCTGAATACCTTCTTTATTGACAGATAAAGACCATTTTTCTTGAGCTGAGGCCAAATTCAGACCTGTAAAAAACAAGATAAAAGAAAGAAACAAGAGGTGGAAACTGGTGAACTTTGACATAAAAAACTGCCGCATAAAAAGATAATTTAACCGGGCAGTAAAAATACATAAATCGTATTTACAGGACTATTTTTATATATTTATATCAGTCATCATGAAGTAATTATACTGCAATTTTGCTCTAACCATTTAGATTTCAGTACATTTGTTCAATTAAAACTAAAAAAACCTCCTCAAAACCTACATCATCTGAAGAAAAAGACTACCTAATTAATCGTATCAAACATAGCACTTAAACCCCAATCTATGAGAAAATACCTTTTAGGCGGAGCAGGAATAACATTTAGCATACTTGCCCTGACCATTATAATTAGCTGGATACCTTGTTCAAACCGGAATTTACCGGACAAAGTTGTTACCCAAGACTCACTTTACAATTTGCATGTCAACAAAATCTACCATGCAGCCCATCTGGAGCAAACAGGTCTTAGTCCCCAGGTTTTTGAGAAAGCATTGACTGGATTTTATAACCTTAAAAATGTCGGGAAGGTTTCCAGTGAAAAATCTATTTTGACTATTGCAGACTTCGACCAGAACAGTACAAAAAAGCGGCTCTGGATTATAGATCTGTCAACGGACTCCCTGCTATTAAATACCTGGGTAGCCCATGGTCAGCGTAGCGGTGATGATTTAGCCACCCGTTTCTCTGATGTAACGGATTCTTACGAAAGCAGTCTTGGTTTTTATGTGACTGCCGAAGTTTATAAAGGAAAACATGGACGCTCACTCCGCCTGGATGGTATGGATGAAGGTTACAATTCAAACGCCAGAAAGCGCTCTATCGTAGTTCATGGTGCACCTTATGTGAGCCAGGGAACAATTAATGAGTTAGGAAGACTAGGACGCAGCCAGGGTTGCCCGGCAGTACCAGCAGAGCTGTCTGATAAAGTAATCAATACGATTGAAGGCAAGACGGTTATTTTTATCAATGGAACACATCAATCTTATTTTTCAAAATATCTGGATGTGCATCTTGCAGCAAACATCGTTGTGCCTATGCAAGACAGCAGTTTAATCGCCCGTATATAACTAGATTTATAAGCAGAGAAAAGCATGATGCCCAATTGTTTTATTGCGCATCATGCCTTATCAATTCCCCATAGCTAAACAAGGCTATTTTACTCGATCCTCCCGGCTGTCTGCTCAATTGTATCTGTGTACCTATCCGCTCCTTCAAAGTCTCCACATGCGAGATAATACCAATACTTTTACCATTCGCCTGCAAGTTCTCCAATGCGGTAATCGCAACATCCAGCGTTTCTGCGTCCAGTGTACCAAACCCTTCATCAATAAACAACGAATTGATCTGTACTTTGCGGCTTGCCAGGTCTGATAAACCTAAAGCCAGCGAAAGGCTGACCAGGAAACTCTCTCCGCCAGAAAGCGTAGACATCGGCCTGATTACATCTGCCTGATAGCCATCAATGATCTGCAAATCCAGATCCTTTTCAGGACTTTTCAGAATACTGTACCGATCACTTAACCGCAGCAAATGGCGGTTTGCCAATTCTGTTAACCTCGCTAAAGTAAGTCCCTGCGCAAAGCGGCTGAATCTTTTACCATCAGCCGATCCGATCAAAGCAGCCAGTTTCTGGAAACGATCCGACTGTTTTTGCTGTTCAGCAATTTGCCCCGCAACTTCACTATGCTTTAATTTCAGCAGGTCATCTTCAGCAAGCTGATGTCTTAACCTCACCATCTGCTCTACTAAAACTCTCAATTGCTGGCTATATTCTTCCAGCTGAGGACTGATGGCCTCAGTGGTCTCTTCTGTTAACGCTTTTTGTTTTTCCAGATCCAGATCCTTTTCAGCGGCCAGCAAGAGGCTTTTGCCTGATGCAATTTTCTGTAAAGCTTCTTTCTGCAATTCATCGGTAGCCTTTGCTTCCTCCTCAGGTAAATACAACTGCTTCAACTCCGTTAAACTTTGTAATCCCTCTTTCGTAAGCTTACCCATTAGTTTTTCTAAATGATTATTAAACAGCTCCTTAGTTGATAAGTTAGAAACATGGAGTGTTGCTTTCCGGTCTTCAATAATCCTAACTTTTGCCTGCTTTTCTTGCAATACACGCTGAAAATCCTCAGCTTCTTCCCTATATTTCTTTAAAGCATTTACCAATTGCATTCTTTCCTGCACAGGATCTTTTGAGCCAAAGAGTTCAATACGATCTTCTTGCAATTGCTGCCAGATCTTTTCTTCTTCCTTCAATTGTCCCGTAAGCAATTCAATCTGATCCTTCTTCTCATTCCATACCAGAAGACTATTTTTAAGCTCGGTTTCCTGCTGACGAAGATCAGGCTGCAATTGATTTAATTCTTTTTCAGAGGTTTCATAACGGTTAAACCGTTCTTTCATCTCAGCAATAATTTCTTCAGTACGTTCTGCTTCAAAAATAATCCCGAATGGCTTAGTCAATTGAACAGCTTTAGCCACCATCACTTTAATTTCCTGCTCAGCTGCTTCAAGCTCCTGTACAATTAAATTCAATTGTTTCTCAGCAAAACTGATGGTTAAACCTGCTTGCTCAATTTTATTCCGCTCCTGTCCTAAAACTTCTTTTTGCGTGACAATTTGTAGTTCCACTGCATTAAGTTGCGCTTGCGTATTCTTTACTGCCTTTAACTGAATTTCTAAAGCTTGCTGTTGCAATTTCTTTCTCTTGATGACCGCCTCTATAATTCCAGGCTTAACAAGCTCTAAAGGCTTTGGTAACTGCTCATTATTGGCATTAAACTCCAAAAGACGCTGTGTGATTGCTTCTTGTAGAACTATCAAAGATTGCTCTGAGGTCTGCACCTGATGATCCAGTGTATTCAGCGCGATCAGTTGTTGGTTTAAATTCTTTTTTAGCAAATTAACCTGCTCCAGCTGTTGATTGCGCCTGGTTGCCGACTCCGTTAACTTACTGGTATATTTTCCTTCCACAAATGGATGATGTACCGAGCCGCAAAGCGGACAAGGCCGTTCTGGTTCCAATTGTAAACGGTCTGCATCATACTTCTGTACTTTCACTTCCAGCTCATAAATTTGCTGTAAATAGTCTAGCTGGATTGCTCCTTCTGTACTTTCCAATTCCAGTTTAGCTACTGCCTGCGCTACCGAAACCTTCTGCTTTTGGTAAGTCTCTAAAGCCGCAGTCAATGCATTTTGCTCGGTCAAAAGCTTATGGTATTGGCCAGACAAACGTAATTGCTGTTCGGAAGTCTGGATCAGCACAGGCAATATGCTTAAATCTGCTTCTAGTTCCTCTACAGATTTTCCGGCCAAAGTGTGCGCTAATTCCTGACTAAACCGGGCTATTGCTGTCTGAAATTCAACCAGCTTAAGTTCCAGTAAACCACTGTTTTTTTCGGCCTCAACAACCATCAGCTTCCCTTTTTCTGCCTGATTTTTATACTCCAGCAAATGTTTTTGCTTACCAGCAGCACTAGCTTCCAAACTCTTCAGCTGCTGTACCATCTGGCCAAATACAATCACTTCTTTATCCAGCTCACGTTCTTTAGCATTGCTTTTCAGCCACTCCGAAAGTATATCAATCCGCTGTTTTAAAGTTTTTAACTGCTGGTCCATACGCAGCCGGGCAGTAGTAATAGTTTGAAGATTTAAATTAGCTTCCTCAAAAGATTTCCTGATCTTATCCAGCTCGTTTTTAACCTGTTCAATCCGCAAATCCTTCTTAACCACTGCCTCAAATACTGGTTCAGACTCCGTTATAGTTTGCTCCGTTAATTCAATTTTCTGTTTGGCCTGCTCCAAAGCAGTCTTCATCACAGCTTCCTCTTTAACTAAATCCGGATGCGCTGCTTCTGCCTGCTGTAAATCATGCTGGATTTTAAGCTGCTGGCTCTCTATGGTAGCTAATTCGGCTAATGCAGGGCGATGCACCAATGCGGACAAATGCTTTTGAAGCCTGAAAAAACGATCCTCATGCGCAGTATAAAAAAGCTCATCAGCAGACAAACTCTGCAGCAATTCCGTTTTCCTGGTTTCTAATTTCCCAAGCGTATTCAACCAGTCAATTTTAGTCCTCAACAATTTTTCCTGCACTTTTAACTCGCTCTCCTGCTCAGAAAGTGCCAGTAAACTATCCTGGTAAATCGTTCTTTCTTCAGTAGCCAGTAAAACTACATGATCCAATTGTCCTCTTAACTGATCCAGTTTCGCCCGTTCTTCTTTTGCTTTTTCGTAAGCATCTATAGAAATCTGCGAATAAATACCTGTATCGGTTATCCTTTCCAGCAGTTCACTTCTTTCATTCTCATCTGCTTTCAAAAAGCGTGTAAAATCCCCCTGCGATAAAATCACAGAGCGTAAAAACTGGTTATAATCCAGTCCGCATAACTCTACAATTTTATCTCTCACCTCCTGCAAAGGATGCTCAATAATAATAGTGCCGCTAACCGCTTCAGCAAGCTCCATTTTTTGCGTTTGCAATGCACCTTCAGCTTTTCCGCGGCTACGCCTGATAGACCATTTGGCCCTATATAATTTATCTTTAACTTCGAACTCTACTTCCGCAAAAGACTCGCCCGTATGCCGGGTCATAATCTCAAACACATCCTTGGTATGGCGGTGTACCCGTCCATACAAAGCGACTGTAATCGCATCCAGTATAGTTGTTTTTCCAGCACCAGTAGGCCCTGTAATTGCAAAGATCCCGCTTTCAGTAAAAGGAGGCTGATCAAAACGAATCTCATGCTGCCCTTTCAGGGAGTTAAGATTTAAAAATCTGATACTTATAATCTTCATCCCTTATCCTCCTTTTGTGCCATATATTCTAAAACCTCTTTGAAAGTAAGCAGCAGGTCCGCATGGTCCTGTTCCGGATATTCTGCCTCACAACGTTTTAAAAACACGGTCTGCGGATCAAGATCCGTCAATGCCATAGCCTCATGCGTTTGTTCATCCAGATTCAGGACTGCTCTTGTTCTGAGCTGCCGGGGAAATAACCGTTCTATAAATGGCTTATTCACGATCAGCGTATTCAACTGTTCCTCTAAATCAAAAATGAAGGCTGCTGTTTCCACCTGAACCTCTACCCATGCCGGATATAATGTGCCAGGATCTTCCAGTAAAACCAATTTAGTCTTCACCTTTTCAAAGTCCCCTTTAATCCTGATCAGCTTGCGGTAACCAGGCACTTCAACTTCTACCAGGCTAACCAACTCCCCTGCTTCAAATTCAAGAACAATAACCTGTTTTCTATCGTCAGTTTCAGAAAAACTCAATGGAATTGGCGAACCTGAATACCGGATATGATTCATTTCATTGATTACCTGCGGGCGATGGATATGCCCCAATGCCACATAATCAAACTCTACCGGGAACTGATCTCCACCAACCTGCCCCAAATTACCTACATGGATCTCTTTTTCACTATCCGAAGTACTCGACCCTGCAGCAAAAAGATGTCCTGTAGCAATGACCGGAATGTGATTAGCCTTATATTCCCCGATATATTCTTTGAAACGATGATAGTGATCACAAATCCCCTGTTTAATCCGGGTTTCTCTTTCTTCAGCAGTTTCGCCAGAAACAGAAAGTCTGATATCGCGGTCACGCAGAAAAGGGACGGCACAAACTACCAGTTCCAGTTCACCCGAAGGATTGTGTATTTCTATAATCTGATCTGTAAAATCTTCAGGGACCCCGCCAATAATGTGTACATTAAAGTACTTAAGCAGTGTAGAGGGGGCGTTTAGGGTACTGATAGAATCATGGTTGCCCCCAATAATGATTACTTCTCTGCAGTTCGTATCCTTTACCCTTCTCAAAAAACCATAATACTGCTCAAAAGCTGTATTAGAGGGGCTACCGGTATCAAAAACATCACCAGCAACGATTAAAACATCTATTTTTTCGGTCTGTAAAGTCTGTATCAGCCAGTCCAGAAAAGCCTGATGCTCCTCTGTACGTTCACTTTGTTCCAGTCTTTTTCCCAGGTGCCAGTCGGCCGTATGAAGAATTCTCATTGCCTGCTAAATTAAACAATTGCCCAGACAATTGTTTAATTTAGGCAAAGCCTGTTTCATTAGTTTTGTGTATTCACCCCATTACCAGGTGCAGCAGAAATCAAACTATCTACTACAAACACACTTACCCCTCTCCAGGGCAGTGGACTGATATATTCTTTATAATGCACTTCAATATTAGACCCTGCATTTTTATTCAGTTGTTCAGCAACCTTCGGATCTGTTACCGAAAACATAAACTCATTAGAAGCTATATTTCCCGGGGCCTGAGAACGTATTCCGGTCTGAATGAGACGCCCTTCATTTGTCTTAAACATATATCCCTTTTTCACGAAGTAATTCAGCTGACCGGCCTTCACACCTTCACCAAAAACAAAGAAATATCTATAATAGCCAAAACCAGCCAAAAATAAAACCACAATCAATATCAATATAGTCCAGAATTTACCTCTTGACTTTTTTTGCGGAGGAGTATTTATATTTTCCATAGAAGATGTTTTCTAAGTCGGTAATCAACAACTGTTCCATAATCAATTATCGCTGTCCCAACCCTCTTGTAATCAATTAAACACGCATAATACCTTCAAAACATGTCCTGAAAACCAATACAACATTCAATTAATCAGGATAATTTCTCTAATAATAAACCGCTATAAAATAAAAAAGGATACACTACCAAAGTAATGTATCCCTTTTGAAATTTTTTAGAGTTTACTTCCAACCCCCACCTAAAGCCCTGTACAATTCAACTACCGCATTCAACTGCGCAGTCTTTACAGTTGCTAAATCCAGCTCACTCTGCAACGCATTACTCTGCGCATTAATCACTTCCAAGTAATTTGCCATGCCACTCTTAAACAACATATTCGCATTACTCAAACCACTCTGCACAGTCTTCACCCTTTTATCAGCAATCACATACTGCTGCTTCAACTTCTCAATCTTAACCAGCTCATCAGAAACCTCACCAACCGCAGTCAAAACCGAAGATCTGAACTGGATCACTGATCTCTCACGGTCAACCAAAGCAACCTCATATTGAGTCCTTAACTGTTTACGCTGAAAAATTGGCTGCGTAATCCCACCAGCAACCACACCAAACAATGAACCTGGAATATTAAACCAGTTACTCGCCTTAAACGAATTCAAACCACCATTCGCAGTAATCAAAAGAGAAGGATATAAACCTGCTTTGGCAATCCCAACCTTCGCATTTGCTTTCACTAACTCCAGCTCTGCACTTTTCACATCAGGTCTTAAACTTAACATGCGGGAAGGAATACCAGTACTCACCTGATCCTGAACATTGATCGAATTTAAAGTTCCGATCCTTGCAATAGTTTTAGGGAAAGCACCCGTTAAAATACTCAAAGCATTCTCTTCCAAAGCTATTCTTTGCTCCAATTGAGGAACCAGACCAGCAGCAACCAACTGTTGCGCCTCAGCTTGTTGAATTGCTAATGAAGTCACCTGACCCGCATCAAACTGTAACCTGATAATATTTAACGTACTATCATTTAAAGACAAGTTCTTCTTAGCGATTTCCAGTTGAGTATCCAACATGATCAATCTATAAAAACTCTGTGCAATATTCGAGACTAACCTGGTTTGAACAGCTTTTTTAACCTCAGCAGACTGCATAAAAGCCGCACCTGCTGCATTTCTCTGGTTCGCAATTTTACGCCAGATATCTGCCTCCCAGCTTAATCCGCCAGTTACATTATAATCTTCAATATGTTTTGACTGAGAAAACTGGCCAATCTGCAACCCATTCAAACTATTATCCGAAGGACGGCTTGAATTTGCCCCAACCTTCAAATT is a window encoding:
- a CDS encoding ankyrin repeat domain-containing protein: MSMSFLIACENGNRKIAELLLSSDETDVKYTDERGRTALHYAAYRGYLDIVKILADKGSNIDYEDHNGETPLYFALVQKQKQTAMFLIEKGAKIDINDNQGNSFSHITARTAQIEVLKKLIDLGLEADSENNDAETPLLIAAGCSNREIVKTLLEHGADIHKTNNLGDNALLIAAKAKNSQMAELLIDNGAEVNHINDAGESALLVACYDNNQLIVKLLVKRGADIFISSKAGMSPIWYAVAHNQKETVKLFIENGLDSNYARPFNKADGAMDSYLDWVESAMEITLDSNFTLNNEVCSGESLLQLTVKCGALSMVKLLVEKDAAVNYQDESGNTALHYAASNGKKDIAKFLLENGADVNVVNVKEQKAIDYSNIKGYNEITELIMKFSAPGTVVTPVIKADAPVSAPVNDLASKKQALMDLKELLDAGILTQEEFDAEKSKILKG
- a CDS encoding ankyrin repeat domain-containing protein, translated to MRIESEIVSAIQSRDFEKAKSLLRSGEKIPKDVTSQSNFTLPFSQVIKAKEFEIIDLWIADKTIETDIYEYDSFRNTIFETIIREFPADEESIDWLSGFLGKLDNINDEIGGLTLLSYAFENGADVKVIQALIDAGCDVNYTNNAEQSLLYEVVNKRMMAPEKAIAYMEVLIEAGLDVNKGNIIGETPLMAAINNNKIDYLDLLLENGADANVQDQKGKTAFTRAVVDQFSEKLYDKLAAYTTPDFDQVDDTGNTLLSFYLSRLNNNSYISILPKLLEAGADINQKAPHYDQQKSGLDWLAEKSFETLEIALATGKIEINEQDDLGETILHKVCKYNIVLDEQKAKDIYKKVKLLIESGADVNVVNSNEETPLMLASNNNIKIKTVQLLMSNSAK
- a CDS encoding START domain-containing protein, encoding MSKFTSFHLLFLSFILFFTGLNLASAQEKWSLSVNKEGIQVYMRPIENSKIKAIKVVTSIPASSSQLLAAIMDIQTCGEWVYHSKENVMIKQVSPLDLIYYSLVDVPWPAEDRDYVVHIQAEQDPQTKVITVNSPCIPGYIGEKKDVVRISHSVGKWTITPVSKNLVRAEYILEVDPMGNIPAWLINLFATKGPLETFRNLKAHVQKDVYKKAHFKLISD
- a CDS encoding murein L,D-transpeptidase catalytic domain family protein gives rise to the protein MRKYLLGGAGITFSILALTIIISWIPCSNRNLPDKVVTQDSLYNLHVNKIYHAAHLEQTGLSPQVFEKALTGFYNLKNVGKVSSEKSILTIADFDQNSTKKRLWIIDLSTDSLLLNTWVAHGQRSGDDLATRFSDVTDSYESSLGFYVTAEVYKGKHGRSLRLDGMDEGYNSNARKRSIVVHGAPYVSQGTINELGRLGRSQGCPAVPAELSDKVINTIEGKTVIFINGTHQSYFSKYLDVHLAANIVVPMQDSSLIARI
- a CDS encoding AAA family ATPase, with protein sequence MKIISIRFLNLNSLKGQHEIRFDQPPFTESGIFAITGPTGAGKTTILDAITVALYGRVHRHTKDVFEIMTRHTGESFAEVEFEVKDKLYRAKWSIRRSRGKAEGALQTQKMELAEAVSGTIIIEHPLQEVRDKIVELCGLDYNQFLRSVILSQGDFTRFLKADENERSELLERITDTGIYSQISIDAYEKAKEERAKLDQLRGQLDHVVLLATEERTIYQDSLLALSEQESELKVQEKLLRTKIDWLNTLGKLETRKTELLQSLSADELFYTAHEDRFFRLQKHLSALVHRPALAELATIESQQLKIQHDLQQAEAAHPDLVKEEAVMKTALEQAKQKIELTEQTITESEPVFEAVVKKDLRIEQVKNELDKIRKSFEEANLNLQTITTARLRMDQQLKTLKQRIDILSEWLKSNAKERELDKEVIVFGQMVQQLKSLEASAAGKQKHLLEYKNQAEKGKLMVVEAEKNSGLLELKLVEFQTAIARFSQELAHTLAGKSVEELEADLSILPVLIQTSEQQLRLSGQYHKLLTEQNALTAALETYQKQKVSVAQAVAKLELESTEGAIQLDYLQQIYELEVKVQKYDADRLQLEPERPCPLCGSVHHPFVEGKYTSKLTESATRRNQQLEQVNLLKKNLNQQLIALNTLDHQVQTSEQSLIVLQEAITQRLLEFNANNEQLPKPLELVKPGIIEAVIKRKKLQQQALEIQLKAVKNTQAQLNAVELQIVTQKEVLGQERNKIEQAGLTISFAEKQLNLIVQELEAAEQEIKVMVAKAVQLTKPFGIIFEAERTEEIIAEMKERFNRYETSEKELNQLQPDLRQQETELKNSLLVWNEKKDQIELLTGQLKEEEKIWQQLQEDRIELFGSKDPVQERMQLVNALKKYREEAEDFQRVLQEKQAKVRIIEDRKATLHVSNLSTKELFNNHLEKLMGKLTKEGLQSLTELKQLYLPEEEAKATDELQKEALQKIASGKSLLLAAEKDLDLEKQKALTEETTEAISPQLEEYSQQLRVLVEQMVRLRHQLAEDDLLKLKHSEVAGQIAEQQKQSDRFQKLAALIGSADGKRFSRFAQGLTLARLTELANRHLLRLSDRYSILKSPEKDLDLQIIDGYQADVIRPMSTLSGGESFLVSLSLALGLSDLASRKVQINSLFIDEGFGTLDAETLDVAITALENLQANGKSIGIISHVETLKERIGTQIQLSRQPGGSSKIALFSYGELIRHDAQ
- a CDS encoding exonuclease SbcCD subunit D C-terminal domain-containing protein, producing the protein MRILHTADWHLGKRLEQSERTEEHQAFLDWLIQTLQTEKIDVLIVAGDVFDTGSPSNTAFEQYYGFLRRVKDTNCREVIIIGGNHDSISTLNAPSTLLKYFNVHIIGGVPEDFTDQIIEIHNPSGELELVVCAVPFLRDRDIRLSVSGETAEERETRIKQGICDHYHRFKEYIGEYKANHIPVIATGHLFAAGSSTSDSEKEIHVGNLGQVGGDQFPVEFDYVALGHIHRPQVINEMNHIRYSGSPIPLSFSETDDRKQVIVLEFEAGELVSLVEVEVPGYRKLIRIKGDFEKVKTKLVLLEDPGTLYPAWVEVQVETAAFIFDLEEQLNTLIVNKPFIERLFPRQLRTRAVLNLDEQTHEAMALTDLDPQTVFLKRCEAEYPEQDHADLLLTFKEVLEYMAQKEDKG
- a CDS encoding TolC family protein, which codes for MKPYKSIYTALLLVLVLGACKVSKDIPLPVNAAPEKFRGSISTDTASIAALPYKDFFKEQTIRNLIDTAIVNNYDMQIALKNMEAAALLFSQSKLGNLPELNLKVGANSSRPSDNSLNGLQIGQFSQSKHIEDYNVTGGLSWEADIWRKIANQRNAAGAAFMQSAEVKKAVQTRLVSNIAQSFYRLIMLDTQLEIAKKNLSLNDSTLNIIRLQFDAGQVTSLAIQQAEAQQLVAAGLVPQLEQRIALEENALSILTGAFPKTIARIGTLNSINVQDQVSTGIPSRMLSLRPDVKSAELELVKANAKVGIAKAGLYPSLLITANGGLNSFKASNWFNIPGSLFGVVAGGITQPIFQRKQLRTQYEVALVDRERSVIQFRSSVLTAVGEVSDELVKIEKLKQQYVIADKRVKTVQSGLSNANMLFKSGMANYLEVINAQSNALQSELDLATVKTAQLNAVVELYRALGGGWK